The following are encoded in a window of Plasmodium vivax chromosome 10, whole genome shotgun sequence genomic DNA:
- a CDS encoding hypothetical protein, conserved (encoded by transcript PVX_080470A), with the protein MEDTPGASAQKSKFFGRSASPERSKSTYESVIGCVRENKNDRRRIRYSLFLKAYENAELVQMERQNKREKLKLRMNEWSKWNTCIHMKGAKEKQRLKLLNMLKNYQIKYQTYSNLKDLCDYSVYFDKPSIGTVPKESKSILEEAQRDNFFFHLVSMGVSYNDIILVSSVFQNREHLKNCNLFMLPWIYRKLNDFHSMDVITFLIHCVGYSLSTFPSSLFLFLQYRSLAIVFPLFFTYMCLSLPFLFQEINCGRFVLDGCLSFFVSLDYYHLPIGIILIISYVLSIINCVDIICLQVIYFSFYLAPNNPWVYRNVDAKICSKFNASRSICDFARNICFYNEATAVCELNRVKLGTKIYDTLLSKYAEPKSEKFAASTVLLSFGLLILYNAFSKFKTSHKVLKIHLSILILVFASFIITMRDFSLLEFLLADFGWERVRGVLLDHEVWIACMMHCALSMSLHSGMYFYTAKGLRLGVNVVRCACLTALCCFLLDMLLFVTFSNIIGTHIKDIAKNYAYLVKLVKRNVFYILLPVGNNCFSKFSFFLGINISVVFLAFMLLAASKRVEILFLSFDDVNFFKPKSRWFDVRWVFLFLLYYLYSSVDITFLDLFFTEMSQIVTLLILFYINFNFFWVRGFNKTMDKFGMCPLLCQVVLTALNLFLFFYFEIIFRLPNRVPLYLVRQLVNICVIPLVSVLLSRCASFGGPKQPRGGGLRQILADAYELATECADKSKNIQLEPSQTSKWFNLYMVLFCKYLGIDLIFMCFVHVGSSIFSIKENFFKKKNVHLQTDPYLLFFLLFLCYVYVAYVNVPLLQLIKRRKLFPVNKFSILDYPVCPEEPRRPRRGLLFEEFKRGRLKKSAS; encoded by the exons ATGGAGGACACACCGGGAGCGTCTGCGCAGAAAAGCAAGTTCTTTGGCCGATCTGCTTCACCAGAGCGAAGCAAAAGCACCTACGAAAGCGTGATCGGGTGCGTCcgggaaaacaaaaacgaCCGAAGGAGAATTCGCTACTCCCTATTCCTGAAGGCGTATGAAAATGCGGAGCTGGTTCAGATggaaaggcaaaacaaaagggaaaagctAAAATTGCGGATGAACGAATGGAGCAAGTGGAACACGTGCATCCATATGAAGGGCGCCAAGGAGAAGCAGAGGCTGAAGCTGCTAAACATGCTCaaaaattaccaaataaAATACCAGACATATTCAAATTTGAAGGATTTATGCGATTACTCGGTTTATTTTGATAAGCCATCAATTGGGACTGTCCCGAAAGAGAGCAAATCCATTTTGGAGGAAGCACAGAGAGAcaacttcttcttccaccTCGTCAGCATGGGAGTGTCCTACAATGATATAATCCTTGTGTCTAGTGTTTTCCAAAATAGAgagcatttgaaaaattgcaaCCTGTTTATGTTGCCATGGATTTATAGGAAGCTCAACGACTTTCATAGCATGGACGTAATTACTTTCCTCATCCATTGTGTTGGCTACTCTCTTTCGACTTTCCCctcctctttatttttgttccttcagTATAGAAGCTTGGCCATTGTGTttcctttgtttttcacTTACATGTGTTTatcacttccttttttgttccaagAGATTAACTGCGGTCGGTTTGTCTTGGACGGCTGCCTATCATTCTTTGTCTCCCTCGACTACTACCACCTGCCCATCGGAATTATCCTCATCATTTCGTATGTGCTCTCCATCATCAACTGCGTGGACATCATATGCCTGCAGGTCatttacttttccttttacctCGCCCCCAACAACCCCTGGGTCTACCGCAACGTCGACGCCAAAATCTGCTCCAAGTTCAACGCCAGCCGCAGCATTTGCGACTTCGCGCGCAACATCTGCTTCTACAACGAGGCCACCGCCGTCTGCGAGCTCAACCGGGTCAAGCTG GGCACCAAAATCTACGACACGCTGCTGAGCAAGTACGCAGAACCGAAGAGCGAGAAGTTCGCAGCCAGCACGGTGCTCCTCTCCTTCGGCCTCCTCATCCTCTACAACGCCTTCTCCAAATTCAAGACCTCTCACAAGGTGCTGAAGATCCACCTGTCCATCCTGATACTGGTGTTCGCCTCGTTCATAATTACGATGAGGGACTTCAGTCTGCTGGAGTTTCTGCTGGCGGACTTCGGCTGGGAGCGAGTGAGGGGCGTTCTGCTCGACCACGAGGTTTGGATCGCCTGCATGATGCACTGCGCCCTCAGCATGTCGCTCCACTCCGGCATGTACTTCTACACCGCCAAGGGGCTCAG GCTCGGCGTGAACGTGGTGCGGTGCGCGTGCCTCACCGCGCTGTGCTGCTTCCTCCTGGACATGCTGCTCTTCGTGACCTTCTCCAACATCATCGGCACGCACATAAAGGACATCGCGAAGAACTACGCCTACCTAGTCAAGTTGGTGAAGAGGAACGTCTTCTACATTCTGCTGCCCGTGGGGAACAATTGCTTTTCcaagttttcctttttcctggGGATTAACATATCTGTGGTATTTTTGGCCTTCATGTTGCTGGCCGCGTCCAAGAGGGTGGAGATCCTGTTCCTCTCATTTGATGATGTGAATTTCTTCAAGCCGAAGAGCAGGTGGTTCGACGTGAGGTGGGTCTTCCTCTTTCTCCTTTACTACTTGTATAGCTCCGTGGACATCACCTTCCTGGACCTCTTCTTCACAGAGATGTCTCAAATTGTGACTCTCTTAATTCTGttttacattaattttaactttttctgGGTGCGCGGATTTAACAAGACGATGGACAAGTTTGGAATGTGTCCCCTCCTCTGCCAAGTTGTCCTCACTGCATTaaacctttttctttttttttattttgaaattatttttcgtCTCCCCAACCGAGTCCCCCTCTACCTGGTGCGGCAGCTTGTTAACATTTGCGTCATCCCCCTCGTCTCCGTGCTGCTATCTCGGTGCGCGTCCTTCGGCGGGCCGAAGCAGCCGCGGGGCGGCGGCCTGCGGCAGATTCTG gcggACGCCTACGAGCTGGCCACCGAGTGCGCAGACAAGTCCAAGAACATCCAGCTGGAGCCCAGCCAGACGTCCAAGTGGTTCAACCTCTACATGGTCCTCTTCTGCAAGTACCTGGGGATCGACTTAATCTTCATGTGCTTCGTGCATGTGGGCagcagcattttttccataaaagaaaacttttttaaaaaaaaaaacgtccacCTGCAGACGGATCCCTACCtgctctttttcctcctcttcctctgctACGTCTACGTGGCCTACGTCAACGTCCCCCTGCTCCAGCTCATCAAGAGGCGCAAGCTTTTCCCAGTGAACAAGTTTAGCATCCTCGACTACCCCGTGTGCCCCGAGGAGCCCAGGCGGCCGCGCCGGGGCCTCCTCTTTGAGGAGTTCAAGCGGGGGCGCCTCAAAAAATCGGCTTCCTAA
- a CDS encoding hypothetical protein, conserved (encoded by transcript PVX_080485A): MVLLAAQLNPPPCLKGSRGEREALQNYVKTVEEPSVECEINKKKIKWSPRKLQKEFTTQRHDLLCLSRYRYHPFKVVCQNGFSFLQPGERYYTSSYKLQNRNYRLVFENLCSSPSIQISFCGILMTVVAALVDLKNRRL, encoded by the exons atGGTCCTCCTCGCGGCGCAACTGAACCCCCCACCATGCCTGAAAGGAAGCAGAGGAGAAAGGGAAGCCCTCcaaaattatgttaaaacGGTGGAAGAACCATCCGTAGAGTgcgaaataaataaaaagaaaataaaatggtcCCCGCGGAAGCTCCAGAAGGAATTCACCACGCAGCGGCATGACCTCCTGTGTCTGAGTCGTTACCGCTACCACCCCTTTAAGGTCGTCTGTCAGAAtggcttttcctttttgcagccCGGGGAGCGTTACTACACCTCCAGTTATAAGTT ACAGAACCGGAACTACAGACTCGTTTTCGAAAACCTGTGCTCGTCCCCCTCGATCCAAATTTCCTTCTGCGGAATCCTCATGACGGTAGTTGCGGCCCTGGTGGACTTGAAGAACAGACGGTTGTGA
- a CDS encoding phosphatidylinositol 3-kinase, putative (encoded by transcript PVX_080480A), with amino-acid sequence MKPLTPQQRKMSSANVKDVDDYFSVRLSLFTVFKGRHGSGVRGRRRRGHGRTERAVAPGEAASSPPGEEANGANPPNAANEANEANEADSSNAASPANPADAADAANGGDKTALLRKMRRLEKFKYLQRKRKKKHLMSVSADGKERVLPGRRDSKRRVPPVKSKGATARVRAGLTSGVDYKLNRKRREASDGKDGKYGKYADEEKIPRDEFEAICYLLMDREFYGHPVSIPCGGLDRRGSHSANQRSDDCMNRFNHLGEGLGKPARVKKDARKSCGDRIAEDLAQMVRASDRSGSAAGGKRKTAKREMADRETGEGEPFCEKPVGGNCPSSGGEPPAGAAAKGESSSGGHSDSHSDGHSDHSPTMPRNRKSEAIRNHLHTINRTLSYPIRHSQLSPDTYLFFLIQHREKKHRTFYAYCRVFSRTGVLKQGLQIKKLFHLGRKARIQDIITSALRKKIAYVDDDSCGRGTSHQGIISFLQENCVYRDLLCLYRLPRKGGFPIGGGSLENARSGASPPRSAKRHGQLICPIEGGPPPHRRRSDAFYQSMKRCSRIERYVRSVRKIYFGWGSPVGNYVHAGDHREVKEGNAKGGRHCGLTWGETPIREQQGKHNSCVSFGEANLGEKRKKKIMTSQVKRLRRKVRRYEGELFCAGGRASHECAQPGHPRRPRHPGYPLEECTPKRSRVAATLRRISEMYAQWKTKEERHIAGFLFFHFFFFNKRCVYYGDKRVGGNEVGRNEVGRDEVGRDRVGSDLGESCPSSCPPDERSSWFFNSFDYVGEAGGASSVARAFLKRVKRQRGGAAPQGEAAPEGEAAQYGEEAPRGVSPQNASPQNASPHNASPPRKEKRRNDIFEHMNRYASRISKNIHLANRSRHDDYPFDFSLQKGEGGWHDSIDTAPAMEEIKTITTILNTPVIKLSEAEKKCLWKFRLQLVNREEALGKFLKSVNWDDQQEKEEATELLNCWSKPCLENCLELLNGHLHRAVIKKYVMQIIEQAKKDQLKLYLFQLVQSLRVFNHEPIDSLFMDTLINKCITSKKLSIFLHWFLLSETKDKCKGNLYIHIHKLFITKLMTSNLRKKKKILSILKNQNRFRNQLLYLTKIAKRKSERIHNKTKKLRQFLFCYRQNYGCVVIKDFIKNNIFLSDSEVYDFASPQPRPGAPPGGGEAGEEAGGEEEGGEVEGEEGGEVEAEEAEAEGETAYPAANLASPANPDVRNSVYYLNGELSIRADPAADAYCFQYEPRGAHFSQGAAPPAQRSTSDVSTEDSKTVNYIDDSRGAPIERNRDTSFFSNLLQLNDNFDFFLSATYSDEDNHIDILDDSISLVRKQKIKKIRAPLILPIDPDIEFLSFLPEQSYVLRSSLYPIVIACLVRKKIKLAHEHFHNLIINEQKYLKKNVKKKKNYSMYHEVNSKFLKSLYSSFDCASDFERHYRKVKWEGKNIFYNGRKVERVGLQNWGPRDGEESAKVAPTEVAPSNAASAKGASAEAAPPSAGVVIHHESETNPQSKQRVKKYNEIYELSIKRYIYKAGDDLRQDHLVIQIICIIDNIWKRYGLDLKLTLYKVLALSTDDGFIEFVNYAESISSIKKNYKGEIRQYFIEMSTDSKSPLGFDAIILDNFISSCAGYSVITYLLGIGDRHLDNLMVSRDGCFFHIDFGYIFGEDPKPFSPPMKLCKEMIEAMGGAHSVGYEQFLKKCCLAYKYLRYHSKLIISLLDCMCESGLKDMKMSPELCVLKVQEKFRLDLNDEAAEVYFLSVINASVKTLFPVVVDKLHEWALNWK; translated from the coding sequence ATGAAGCCCCTAACCCCTCAGCAGCGCAAGATGAGCAGTGCGAATGTAAAAGACGTGGATGACTACTTCTCCGTAAGGCTAAGTCTCTTTACAGTTTTTAAAGGTCGGCATGGGAGTGGTGTCCGGGGGAGGAGGCGGCGTGGTCATGGGCGGACGGAGCGCGCCGTCGCCccgggggaagcggcctcCTCCCCGCCGGGTGAGGAAGCTAACGGAGCTAACCCccctaacgccgctaacgaAGCTAACGAAGCTAACGAAGCTGACTCCTCAAACGCCGCTAGCCCCGCCAACCCCGCTGACGCAGCTGACGCTGCTAACGGGGGGGACAAGACGGCGTTGCTGcgcaaaatgaggaggcTGGAAAAATTCAAGTACCTccagaggaagaggaagaagaagcacctGATGAGCGTTTCGGCTGATGGAAAGGAAAGAGTCCTCCCTGGAAGGCGGGACTCAAAGAGGAGAGTGCCCCCCGTTAAGTCGAAAGGAGCTACCGCCAGAGTGCGAGCAGGTTTAACGAGCGGTGTAGACTACAAGTTGAATCGCAAAAGGAGAGAAGCTTCAGATGGTAAGGACGGTAAGTACGGCAAGTACGCAGATGAGGAGAAAATCCCGAGGGACGAATTTGAAGCCATTTGCTACCTTCTCATGGACAGGGAGTTTTATGGCCACCCGGTCAGCATCCCCTGTGGAGGCCTTGACAGGAGAGGAAGCCACAGTGCCAATCAGCGCAGTGACGACTGTATGAACCGCTTTAaccatttgggggagggCTTGGGGAAACCCGCACGCGTAAAAAAGGACGCGCGGAAAAGTTGCGGTGATAGGATTGCCGAGGATCTGGCGCAGATGGTGCGCGCGTCCGACAGGAGCGGTTCCgcggcgggggggaagaggaaaacagCGAAGAGGGAGATGGCGGACAGAGAGACGGGGGAAGGAGAACCGTTTTGTGAAAAGCCAGTGGGGGGCAATTGCCCGTCCAGTGGGGGAGAGCCCCCCGCGGGTGCCGCTGCTAAGGGGGAGAGTAGCAGTGGTGGTCATTCGGATAGCCACTCGGATGGCCACTCTGATCACTCCCCGACGATGCCCAGAAACAGAAAATCCGAGGCGATACGAAACCACCTGCACACGATCAATCGCACGCTCAGCTACCCTATTAGGCACTCCCAGCTGAGCCCAGACACCTACCTATTCTTTCTCATCCAGCATAGGGAGAAAAAGCACCGGACGTTTTACGCCTATTGTAGGGTGTTCTCCCGCACGGGTGTCCTTAAACAAGGGcttcaaattaaaaagcttTTTCATCTCGGGAGGAAGGCAAGGATTCAGGACATCATCACCTCCGCgttgaggaagaaaattgccTATGTGGATGATGACAGTTGTGGCAGGGGCACTTCCCACCAGGGgatcatttcctttttgcaggAAAACTGTGTGTACCGTGATTTGTTGTGTTTGTACCGTTTACCGCGAAAGGGAGGAttccccattgggggggggagcctAGAAAATGCTCGCAGTGgagcctcccccccgcgtagTGCCAAACGACACGGCCAGTTGATATGCCCCATAGAAGGAGGACCCCCTCCCCACCGCAGACGAAGTGACGCCTTCTACCAATCGATGAAGCGGTGCAGTCGCATTGAACGTTACGTACGCTCGGTgaggaaaatttattttggaTGGGGATCTCCAGTGGGGAATTACGTCCATGCGGGGGACCACCGCGAAGTGAAGGAGGGAAACGCTAAAGGGGGACGTCACTGCGGCCTCACCTGGGGGGAGACCCCAATCCGGGAACAGCAAGGAAAGCACAACAGTTGTGTTTCCTTTGGTGAGGCCaacttgggggaaaaaagaaaaaaaaaaattatgaccaGTCAGGTGAAACGATTGCGGAGGAAGGTGCGCCGGTACGAAGGGGAGTTGTTTTGCGCGGGGGGAAGGGCCAGTCATGAGTGTGCGCAGCCTGGTCATCCCCGTCGCCCTCGTCATCCTGGTTACCCCCTTGAGGAGTGCACGCCGAAGCGGAGCCGCGTCGCGGCAACCCTGAGGCGAATATCAGAAATGTACGCCCAGTGGAAGACGAAGGAGGAGAGGCACATCGCcgggtttctttttttccacttttttttttttaacaaacgGTGCGTGTATTACGGAGACAAGAGGGTGGGGGGCAATGAGGTGGGAAGAAATGAAGTGGGACGCGATGAGGTGGGGCGCGATCGGGTGGGAAGCGATCTCGGGGAGTCCTGCCCGTCCAGCTGCCCCCCCGATGAGCGAAGCAGCTGGTTTTTCAACTCGTTCGACTACGTGGGCGAGGCGGGCGGCGCCAGCTCGGTCGCGCGGGCCTTCCTGAAAAGGGTGAAgcggcagcgggggggagcggcaccccagggggaagcggcacccgagggggaagcggcacagTATGGGGAGGAAGCACCGCGGGGCGTATCACCCCAGAACGCATCACCCCAGAACGCATCTCCGCACAACGCATCACCGCCCAGGAAGGAGAAACGGCGAAACGACATATTCGAGCACATGAACCGGTACGCGAGCCGCATCAGCAAAAACATCCACCTGGCGAACAGAAGCAGACACGATGATTACCCGTTTGACTTCTCCCTTCagaaaggggagggggggtggCATGACTCAATCGACACCGCTCCAGCGatggaggaaataaaaacgatCACCACCATTTTGAACACACCAGTGATTAAGCTAAGTGAGGCGGAAAAGAAGTGCCTGTGGAAGTTCCGCCTGCAGCTGGTAAACAGGGAGGAAGCTTTGGGGAAGTTTCTTAAAAGCGTTAACTGGGATGACCAGcaagagaaggaagaagccacGGAATTGCTAAACTGTTGGTCGAAGCCCTGCCTAGAAAACTGCCTCGAACTTCTGAATGGCCATCTACATCGCGCAGTAATTAAGAAATACGTGATGCAAATAATTGAGCAGGCGAAGAAGGATCAACTGAAGTTATATTTGTTCCAACTGGTTCAGAGCCTACGAGTGTTTAATCACGAGCCGATTGACAGTCTCTTCATGGATACCCTAATTAACAAATGCATCACCTCGAAGAAGCTCTCCATTTTCCTCCACTGGTTTTTGCTAAGTGAGACCAAAGACAAGTGCAAAGGGAATCTGTACATTCACATTCACAAGCTCTTCATTACCAAGCTGATGACATCCAatttgaggaagaagaaaaaaattctatctattttgaaaaaccaAAATCGCTTCAGGAATCAGCTGCTGTACCTTACCAAAATTGCCAAGAGGAAGTCGGAGCGCATTCATAACAAGACGAAGAAGCTGCGGCAGTTCCTCTTTTGCTACCGCCAGAACTACGGCTGCGTGGTGATTAAGGATTTCATAAAGAACAACATCTTCTTGTCCGACAGCGAGGTCTACGACTTTGCCTCTCCGCAGCCGCGCCCCGGCGCGCcgcccggggggggggaagcgggagAGGAAGcagggggagaggaagaagggggagaagtggagggggaagaaggaggagaagtggaagcggaagaagcagaagcggaGGGGGAAACCGCCTATCCCGCCGCCAATCTCGCCAGTCCCGCCAATCCCGACGTGCGTAACTCCGTGTACTACCTGAACGGCGAGCTGAGCATCCGCGCGGACCCCGCGGCGGACGCCTACTGCTTCCAGTACGAGCCCCGGGGGGCGCACTTCTCGCAGGGGGCGGCCCCGCCCGCACAGAGATCCACCTCGGACGTCAGCACGGAGGACAGCAAAACGGTCAACTACATAGACGACTCCAGGGGGGCCCCGATCGAGAGAAACAGAGacacctccttcttctccaacCTTTTGCAGCTGAATGACAATTTCGATTTCTTCCTGAGCGCAACGTACAGCGACGAGGACAACCACATTGACATTTTGGATGACTCCATAAGCCTCGTGAGGAAGCAGAAGATTAAGAAAATACGAGCCCCGCTCATTCTTCCCATCGATCCAGACATCGAATTTCTGAGCTTCCTACCTGAACAGTCATACGTTTTGAGATCCTCTCTCTACCCAATTGTAATAGCTTGCCtggtcagaaaaaaaattaaattggcCCATGAGCACTTCCACAATTTGATAATCAACGAGCAgaagtatttaaaaaaaaatgtaaaaaaaaaaaaaaactactcCATGTATCATGAGGTGAACTCCAAGTTTTTGAAATCCCTCTACAGCTCCTTCGACTGTGCTTCTGATTTTGAGCGGCACTACAGGAAGGTCAAATGGGAGGGCAAGAATATTTTCTACAATGGAAGGAAGGTGGAGAGGGTGGGCCTGCAGAATTGGGGCCCCCGTGACGGGGAGGAGTCCGCAAAGGTGGCCCCCACAGAGGTAGCTCCTTCAAATGCCGCTTCCGCAAAGGGCGCTTCCGCAGAGGCCGCCCCCCCCAGCGCGGGAGTGGTGATCCACCACGAGTCCGAAACGAACCCGCAGAGCAAGCAGCGCGTGAAGAAGTACAACGAAATTTACGAGCTCTCCATAAAAAGGTACATTTACAAAGCGGGAGATGACCTGAGGCAAGACCACCTAGTCATACAGATAATCTGCATCATCGATAACATATGGAAGCGATACGGACTGGATTTGAAGTTAACTCTTTACAAAGTCCTCGCCCTCTCCACAGATGATGGGTTCATCGAATTCGTCAATTACGCAGAATCTATATCttcaattaaaaagaattataaagGAGAGATTAGGCAGTACTTCATAGAAATGAGTACCGATTCGAAGTCCCCTCTCGGATTTGATGCCATTATTTTGGACAATTTCATCTCCAGCTGTGCAGGCTACAGTGTCATCACGTACCTCCTTGGCATAGGGGATCGCCACTTGGACAATCTCATGGTTTCACGAGATGGCTGTTTTTTCCACATCGATTTTGGGTACATATTTGGGGAAGACCCCAAgccgttttccccccccatgaaATTGTGCAAAGAGATGATAGAAGCCATGGGGGGGGCTCACAGTGTGGGCTATGAacaatttttgaagaagtgCTGTTTGGCATATAAATACCTGCGCTACCACTCCAAGTTAATCATTAGCCTGCTCGACTGCATGTGCGAGTCCGGGCTGAAGGACATGAAAATGAGCCCCGAGTTGTGCGTGCTCAAGGTTCAGGAAAAGTTCCGGCTGGACTTAAACGACGAGGCCGCGGAGGTGTACTTCCTGAGCGTCATCAACGCCTCCGTCAAGACGCTCTTCCCCGTCGTGGTGGACAAGCTGCACGAGTGGGCCCTCAACTGGAAGTGA
- a CDS encoding hypothetical protein, conserved (encoded by transcript PVX_080475A) has translation MNSLKKKKQDILWGKKWRNLIQQKAIKEEMNKQLKASLEKQKQEEEEKECTFKPQTLWNQSFKKTISFVDEFFVKLKPYIEQQQAYLNQLKELERDDELFAQKIKASEEHTREELRSMLAKAVDKDVMESIIEGYKGVRTRGINKVKRERLDILSKMIKLERTYNCFMAKENVDKRDVGECGFDCDLAAKLRNDILKNSLCPNSLRDFARIRLEINQVLEEELHKRENEKGGLAYPTKEDSNAFSRSEEDYTSRYAAFVNSSKGTSQESLPCGSDSREAEGGIVPTGGPYEGGDLDGSFAANLGGDLDGSFTGSLAGPPPPRSVAHGSSSIYADGQMGGSGRSGPQPHGATWEPSPPMGGTIYPMGGTHHPVNSVDPQKRSNKNVYLNSNYTAILKNEDAHRYVSSLQKDLDSVKVIIMSDNAVKRVISGGGVTKGSGGGSFAKSPLKSGAYYGREKLTCMDPNNMNRSVSFGQAQQGGGSVAHHLGGSPERKNTRYVDKNVGSMRNGNHFFHVNGVKDKKEEVAHQREPLFRNNLVHAAQGGVPSVASPVGASAVGASAVGASAVGTSTIGTSAIGASPFDASHLGAPAHRGGDPGRPLLRKIMDKFAVL, from the exons ATGAACTCTCTAAA gaaaaagaagcaagACATCCTctggggcaaaaaatggaggaac ctTATACAGCAGAAGGCAATTAAGGAAGAAATGAACAAGCAGCTGAAGGCCTCTCTGGAGAAGCA aaagcaggaggaggaggagaaggagtgCACCTTCAAGCCGCAGACCCTGTGGAACCAGAGCTTTAAGAAAACGATTTCCTTCGTGGACGAGTTCTTCGTCAAGCTGAAGCCGTACATAGAGCAGCAGCAAG CCTACCTAAACCAGCTGAAGGAGCTCGAGCGGGACGACGAACTATTCgcgcaaaaaattaaggcaAGCGAGGAGCATACGCGT gaAGAACTGCGAAGTATGCTGGCGAAGGCAGTCGACAAAGACGTGATGGAATCCATCATCGAGGGATACAAAGGAGTCCGCACCAGAGGGATAAACAAAGTGAAGAGAGAGAGACTAGACATCCTATCCAAAATGATAAAGCTAGAAAGGACCTACAACTGTTTCATGGCAAAAGAAAATGTAGATAAGAGGGACGTAGGAGAGTGTGGGTTTGATTGTGACTTGGCAGCCAAGTTAAGAAAtgatattttgaaaaactcCCTGTGCCCAAATTCGTTAAGAGATTTTGCTCGGATCCGGTTGGAGATCAATCAGGTGCTGGAGGAGGAGCttcacaaaagggaaaacgaaaaggggggCTTGGCTTACCCTACTAAGGAGGACAGCAATGCGTTTTCGCGGAGTGAGGAGGATTACACGAGTAGGTACGCTGCCTTTGTTAACAGCTCGAAGGGGACTTCCCAGGAGAGTCTCCCCTGTGGGAGTGACAGTAGGGAGGCGGAGGGTGGAATTGTGCCAACGGGGGGGCCGTACGAGGGGGGCGACTTGGATGGCTCCTTCGCTGCCAACTTGGGCGGCGACTTGGATGGCTCCTTCACTGGCTCCCTCGCtgggccgcccccccccaggagtGTGGCACACGGCTCTTCTTCCATCTATGCGGATGGCCAAATGGGCGGATCTGGGAGAAGTGGCCCCCAACCGCATGGAGCAACGTGGGAgccctcccccccaatgGGAGGCACCATCTACCCAATGGGAGGCACTCACCACCCAGTGAATAGTGTAGACCCCCAGAAGCGGagcaacaaaaatgtgtacctGAACAGCAACTACAcggcaattttaaaaaacgaagaCGCACACAGGTACGTCTCTTCTTTGCAAAAAGATTTGGACTCAGTCAAAGTCATAATTATGAGTGACAATGCTGTGAAGAGAGTCATCAGTGGGGGGGGTGTTACGAAggggagcggtggaggaagCTTTGCCAAGTCTCCCCTGAAGAGTGGCGCCTACTATGGGAGGGAGAAGCTGACGTGCATGGATCCaaataatatgaacaggtcagtCAGTTTTGGCCAAGCGCAGCAGGGAGGGGGTAGTGTGGCCCACCAcctggggggaagccccGAACGGAAGAACACCAGGTACGTGGACAAGAACGTTGGCAGCATGAGGAATGGCAACCACTTTTTCCACGTCAATGGGGtgaaagataaaaaggaggaagtcGCCCACCAAAGGGAGCCTCTTTTCAGAAACAATCTGGTTCATGCTGCGCAGGGGGGCGTCCCCTCGGTTGCATCACCAGTTGGTGCGTCAGCAGTTGGTGCGTCAGCAGTTGGTGCATCAGCAGTTGGTACTTCCACCATTGGTACTTCTGCAATCGGCGCTTCTCCCTTCGACGCCTCCCACTTGGGCGCTCCTGCCCATCGTGGGGGTGACCCCGGGAGGCCCCTGCTTCGGAAGATAATGGACAAGTTTGCCGTCTTGTAG